From one Ooceraea biroi isolate clonal line C1 chromosome 7, Obir_v5.4, whole genome shotgun sequence genomic stretch:
- the LOC105279819 gene encoding peroxisome biogenesis protein 1 isoform X4, with translation MQHERFAVKFVIANSCFAQLPDIWLRRLETKENVIEILHNGKTYYLSCIPCMNIDKTLCIGATFAKTLNIQEEDEVFVSSVKNVPTLSSIKIAPRTTTDLELLELLKDKVQSNLLNEVRIVAKGQPVVAWISKFSSVTFIVDDSEPKFAYGLLEQFTEVHVLDAIANSKMESEDQKAATNESNPLAKILSCFTKEKDDRYSKDTAANQALLQSFRKKTAPCVFRVYPLPKFRSFDQSNPYDLIPRCPFHILIPRNHLPKGSQWTSGIMCKIKKVLESWKDASTNARDEIPKNVLRDDSSDPKSKLVARIYILEDILEKCSASDREYFDFNSIHCAVYVSNDVRNYLELKAGCRVIVEMIEESEQPKPSLIDIFPSNESITAEVFKSYVKIYSKHEALLLNSHSMISLDDDNRFIIKMLPENCNYATIDGKDVRNLTIDIHSPINLSEAEVLEGHTKKSLNLEKISRRCMKGILDECRIALDLSLGLRGRMEFLYDRENILICGGVGSGKTTVYKMLIEHYCEAPYFVYTFVINCRSLRGKKVETIQPRIKSAMSECAYYQPSILFLDDLESITNASLNDEENTPEVKNASRITDMLINTVTEYQKSHYISVVATCDGISKIGSKLRPAKGMQFFRTVLQIPNLEKVDRIDILRLTLEDKLCVPGDMNWNYYGNKTEGWMPQDLVDLAEKAKFVAWKRHATEKSKPPIVVTDKDIDTALKNFVPMSLHGAQLYKSGEHSWSDIGGLADTKKSLMEILQWPLKYPEIFKNAPIKLQSGVLLYGMPGTGKTMLAKAIASECGVNLISIKGPELLSKYVGASEESVRNVFERARRAKPCVLFFDEFDSLASRRGEDNTGVTDRVVNQLLTQLDGVEDREGVAIVAASSRPDLLDPAILRPGRLDKYLHCPLPNETDREAIFAVSCNSQNINQTELDLKELVQLSNGFTGADINAAITLARLSAFETALATAADNKIDAADIKVTQTHLVESVKSTKPSLSTAEKLKYDKIYARFSKGENFTEDLRKNQRVTLA, from the exons ATGCAACACGAACGTTTTGCCGTGAAATTTGTTATAGCGAACAGTTGTTTCGCGCAACTGCCGGATATCTGGCTGCGTCGTCTGGAAACTAAG gaGAATGTGATTGAAATATTGCACAATGGAAAGACATATTATCTTTCTTGCATCCCTTGCATGAATATCGATAAAACGCTATGCATTGGAGCGACTTTCGCAAAAACTTTAAACATTCAAGAGGAGGATGAAGTGTTCGTATCCTCCGTGAAAAATGTGCCTACGTTGAGTAGTATTAAAATTGCTCCTCGCACGACGACTGATCTCGAACTTCTG GAATTGCTAAAGGATAAGGTGCAATCGAATCTTTTGAATGAAGTGAGAATTGTCGCGAAAGGACAGCCAGTCGTGGCGTGGATCTCAAAATTTTCTTCCGTGACTTTTATTGTGG ATGATTCAGAGCCGAAATTTGCATACGGCCTGCTCGAACAATTCACAGAAGTGCATGTGCTTGATGCAATTGCGAATTCCAAAATGGAAAGCGAAGATCAGAAGGCCGCGACCAACGAAAGCAATCCTTTGGCCAAAATTTTGTCTTGCTTCACTAAAGAAAAGGATGATCGCTATTCGAAGGACACTGCTGCAAACCAGGCATTGCTGCAGAGTTTTCGGAAAAAAACCGCACCTTGCGTGTTTCGTGTATATCCTCTGCCAAAGTTCCGATCCTTCGATCAATCAAACCCCTACGATTTGATTCCACGATGTCCCTTTCACATCCTGATTCCAAGGAACCATTTGCCGAAAGGCTCGCAATGGACGAGTGGAATAATGT gtaaaataaaaaaagtgctGGAAAGTTGGAAGGACGCCAGCACAAATGCAAGAGACGAAATTCCCAAAAATGTTTTGAGAGACGATTCCTCTGACCCGAAATCAAAGCTTGTGGCAAGGATTTATATTCTTGAAGACATTTTGGAGAAGTGTTCCGCGTCAGACAGAGaatatttcgattttaattcGATTCATTGCGCCGTATATGTATCGAATGATGTAAGGAACTATCTAGAATTGAAAGCTGGATGTAGAGTAATCGTGGAGATGATTGAGGAGAGTGAACAGCCGAAACCATCGTTGATAGACATTTTTCCGTCGAATGAATCGATCACGGCAGAAGTGTTCAAAAGTTACGTGAAAATTTATTCGAAACACGAAGCATTGCTGCTCAACTCGCACTCGATGATTTCACTGGACGACGACAACCGATTTATCATAAAGATGCTACCTGAGAATTGCAATTACGCAACGATCGATGGGAAGGACGTAAGAAATTTGACCATCGATATTCATTCCCCCATAAATTTGAGCGAAGCGGAAGTTCTGGAGGGTCATACGAAAAAATCCTTAAATCTGGAGAAAATTTCCAGAAG ATGCATGAAGGGTATCCTTGACGAGTGCAGGATCGCGCTCGACCTCAGCTTGGGTTTGCGGGGACGGATGGAGTTTCTCTACGATCGGGAGAACATTTTGATCTGTGGTGGCGTGGGCTCCGGCAAAACGACCGTCTACAAAATGTTAATCGAGCATTATTGCGAGGCGCCGTATTTCGTGTACACGTTCGTGATCAATTGCAGGTCGCTGAGAG GCAAAAAAGTGGAAACGATACAACCGCGCATTAAGTCTGCGATGAGTGAATGCGCTTATTATCAGCCATCTATACTATTTCTGGATGATTTGGAGAGCATTACTAACGCGTCATTAAATGATGAAGAAAACACGCCGGAGGTGAAAAATGCTTCCAG aatTACTGACATGTTGATCAATACTGTTACGGAATATCAGAAATCTCATTACATTTCAGTCGTCGCCACTTGCGATGGCATTAGCAAAATCGGCTCAAAGCTGCGACCAGCGAAGGGAATGCAATTTTTTAGGACAGTTTTACAAATTCCTAATCTAGAAAAG GTGGATAGAATCGATATTTTGCGATTAACGCTCGAGGACAAGTTGTGCGTGCCCGGAGACATGAATTGGAATTACTATGGAAACAAGACCGAGGGCTGGATGCCTCAGGATCTCGTTGATCTGGCGGAAAAGGCGAAATTCGTCGCGTGGAAGCGTCACG CAACGGAAAAATCAAAACCACCGATTGTTGTGACGGATAAGGACATCGATACCGCATTGAAGAATTTCGTACCGATGTCCCTGCACGGTGCGCAGTTGTACAAGAGCGGTGAACACTCCTGGTCCGATATCGGCGGCCTGGCCGATACGAAGAAGTCTCTCATGGAAATTCTGCAGTGGCCACTCAAGTATCCGGAGATCTTCAAGAATGCTCCAATAAAGCTGCAAAGTGGTGTTCTATTGTACGGAATGCCCGGCACTGGCAAAACGATGCTGGCCAAAGCGATCGCCAGCGAATGCGGCGTGAACCTTATCAGTATTAAG GGTCCggaattattatcaaaatatgtaGGCGCCAGTGAAGAGTCTGTGAGAAACGTGTTCGAAAG AGCTCGTCGTGCCAAGCCGTGCGTTCTGTTCTTTGATGAATTTGACAGCCTCGCGTCCAG gcGTGGAGAAGACAATACGGGGGTTACTGATCGAGTGGTGAACCAGCTGCTGACGCAACTCGACGGTGTTGAGGATCGCGAGGGAGTGGCGATCGTGGCAGCATCCTCAAGACCAGACTTGCTGGATCCCGCTATTCTGAGACCAGGACGACTCGACAAGTATTTACACTGTCCTTTGCCGAACgag ACTGACAGGGAGGCAATCTTTGCGGTTTCATGCAATtctcaaaatataaatcaGACAGAACTGGATTTGAAGGAATTGGTTCAGCTTTCTAATGGATTCACAGGGGCTGATATCAACGCGGCGATTACTCTAGCGAGACTTTCGGCGTTTGAGACTGCTTTGGCTACTGCGGCG